In Tachysurus vachellii isolate PV-2020 chromosome 10, HZAU_Pvac_v1, whole genome shotgun sequence, the following proteins share a genomic window:
- the evla gene encoding enah/Vasp-like a isoform X2, with amino-acid sequence MSEQSICQARASVMIYDDTSKKWVPIKPGQQGFSRINIYHNTANNTFRVVGVKLQDQQVVINYSIVKGLKYNQATPTFHQWRDARQVYGLNFASKEEATTFSTAMLFALNVLSSQDAGPAGQRQNGPTTDDTEAQRRQMMEQHQMQIERERRTSGSAVSTLQFKVSASQSNTSPTEYRQFRAHTLPSHTRLAPSPPSSTCSSSSSQERENISHTKDSSQKKAQQFSQLSTSLASAFSPVQPGGTLPSRNVRQIPLSPPTSRQSDSKDTIWTSAYIYCPNSASPQPVIPLNQLIHHASSNQFDANSKLEQYYPFQAPFSTSATGPSPLPQYCSPDLSYPSHCKDTPLSAHSGPCVQGHAHQPQFASPFCPHPPSENMPFSCSSVSLETTPPAVSQAATAPSSKYSDHHPAGCGGCLGISAQFSYTLHTAVAQNRTDDMLCTA; translated from the exons CGAACAGAGCATTTGCCAGGCCCGGGCTTCTGTAATGATCTACGATGACACCAGCAAGAAGTGGGTGCCCATCAAGCCAGGCCAGCAGGGCTTCAGTCGCATCAACATCTACCACAACACTGCTAACAACACTTTCCGAGTGGTCGGAGTCAAACTACAGGACCAGCAG GTTGTGATAAACTACTCTATAGTGAAGGGGCTGAAATATAACCAGGCCACTCCGACGTTCCATCAGTGGCGTGATGCCAGACAAGTTTATGGACTCAACTTTGCCAGCAAGGAGGAGGCCACCACTTTCTCCACTGCCATGCTTTTTGCCCTCAATGTGCTTAGCTCACAAGATGCAG GTCCAGCTGGTCAGCGGCAGAACGGACCAACAACGGATGACACAGAAGCACAGAGGAG GCAGATGATGGAGCAACATCAGATGCAGATTGAAAGGGAGCGACGGACATCTGGCTCTGCAG TTTCCACCCTGCAGTTTAAAGTGTCTGCCTCTCAGTCCAACACCTCTCCAACAGAATACAGGCAGTTTCGTGCCCACACGCTCCCCTCCCACACCCGCCTCGCCCCCTCCCCACCTTCTTCCAcctgctcctcctcttcctcacaggAGCGAGAGAACATCTCTCACACAAAGGACTCATCTcagaaaaaggctcagcagttTTCACAGCTCTCCACCTCCCTGGCTTCTGCCTTCTCTCCCGTGCAGCCAGGGGGCACTCTGCCATCTCGAAATGTGCGTCagatccctctctctccccccacaaGCCGCCAGTCTGACTCCAAAGACACCATCTGGACTTCTGCTTACATCTATTGCCCAAATAGCGCTTCCCCCCAGCCAGTCATACCTCTTAACCAGCTCATACATCATGCAAGCTCCAATCAGTTTGATGCTAACAGCAAGTTAGAGCAGTACTACCCCTTCCAAGCTCCTTTCTCCACATCTGCCACTGGGCCTTCTCCTCTCCCACAATACTGTAGTCCTGATCTCTCGTACCCTTCCCACTGTAAAGACACCCCCCTTTCTGCTCACAGTGGTCCATGTGTTCAAGGTCATGCCCACCAGCCACAGTTTGCCTCCCCTTTTTGCCCTCATCCTCCCAGTGAAAACATGCCTTTCTCTTGTAGCTCAGTGTCACTCGAGACCACACCCCCTGCTGTTTCTCAGGCTGCCACAGCACCCAGCAGTAAGTACTCAGATCACCATCCAGCTGGCTGTGGAGGGTGTTTGGGGATTTCAGCACAGTTctcatacacactgcacacagcTGTTGCACAAAACAGGACTGATGATATGTTATGTACTGCTTGA
- the degs2 gene encoding sphingolipid delta(4)-desaturase/C4-monooxygenase DES2 gives MGKAGVRGDFEWAYDEQPHTWRRKEILAKYPQIKSLMGPDPQLKWVVSGMVLTQFVACYLVHELSWKWLFFWAYAFGGCINHSLTLAIHDISHNIAFGNKQVRWNRWFAMFANLPIGLPYSASFKKYHIDHHRYLGGDGLDVDIPTDIEGWFFCTPARKILWLFLQPLFYALRPLVVNPKPVTRLEMMNAAIQFAADILIYYMWGLKPIVYLISGSILCMGLHPISGHFIAEHYMFLKGHETYSYYGCLNLITFNVGYHMEHHDFPSIPGSKLPEVKKIASEYYDSLPQHTSWIRVLWDFVFDDSIGPYARIKREYKLAKQE, from the exons ATGGGTAAAGCAGGTGTACGTGGGGACTTTGAATGGGCTTACGACGAGCAGCCGCACACATGGAGAAGAAAGGAGATTTTAG CCAAGTATCCACAGATCAAGTCTTTGATGGGTCCCGATCCCCAGCTGAAGTGGGTGGTGTCTGGAATGGTACTCACTCAATTTGTGGCATGTTACTTAGTCCATGAGCTGTCTTGGAAGTGGTTGTTTTTTTGGGCATATGCCTTCGGTGGCTGTATAAACCACTCTTTGACCCTGGCCATCCATGACATCTCACACAACATCGCATTCGGGAACAAGCAGGTGCGCTGGAACCGGTGGTTCGCCATGTTCGCCAATCTTCCCATTGGCCTACCATACTCAGCCTCCTTCAAGAAATACCACATCGACCACCACCGCTACCTTGGAGGAGATGGCCTGGACGTGGACATCCCTACAGACATAGAAGGCTGGTTTTTTTGTACACCTGCAAGGAAGATACTCTGGCTCTTCCTCCAGCCTTTATTTTATGCACTGCGGCCTTTGGTGGTGAACCCAAAACCCGTGACCAGACTGGAGATGATGAATGCAGCCATACAGTTCGCAGCAGATATTCTTATCTACTATATGTGGGGACTCAAACCGATTGTGTACCTTATCTCAGGATCCATTCTGTGCATGGGCCTGCATCCCATCTCTGGACACTTCATTGCTGAGCATTACATGTTCCTGAAGGGCCATGAGACTTACTCATACTATGGCTGTCTGAATTTAATCACTTTCAATGTGGGATACCATATGGAGCATCATGATTTCCCAAGCATCCCTGGTAGTAAGTTACCTGAG GTGAAGAAAATAGCATCAGAGTATTATGATTCATTACCGCAGCACACCTCCTGGATACGGGTTCTCTGGGACTTTGTGTTTGATGACAGCATTGGCCCCTACGCAAGAATCAAAAGAGAATACAAACTGGCCAAACAGGAATGA
- the evla gene encoding enah/Vasp-like a isoform X5 yields MSEQSICQARASVMIYDDTSKKWVPIKPGQQGFSRINIYHNTANNTFRVVGVKLQDQQVVINYSIVKGLKYNQATPTFHQWRDARQVYGLNFASKEEATTFSTAMLFALNVLSSQDAAGPAGQRQNGPTTDDTEAQRRQMMEQHQMQIERERRTSGSAGPPIPPGHPSMLSSTPPLHPPAPVPMAGPPAPPPPPGPPPPAAAPPPHPPPLPAPSGLAAALAGAKLRKVQRPEESSAGLGGAKNDASRSSGGSGGGGEGLMQEMNALLARRRKASEKPEDSQNEESNGSPASRGSDALKKPWERANSSDKSSAGSRLRAVGSTADGESGDFDRMKQEILEEVVRELHKVKDEIIDAIRRELTRMGAT; encoded by the exons CGAACAGAGCATTTGCCAGGCCCGGGCTTCTGTAATGATCTACGATGACACCAGCAAGAAGTGGGTGCCCATCAAGCCAGGCCAGCAGGGCTTCAGTCGCATCAACATCTACCACAACACTGCTAACAACACTTTCCGAGTGGTCGGAGTCAAACTACAGGACCAGCAG GTTGTGATAAACTACTCTATAGTGAAGGGGCTGAAATATAACCAGGCCACTCCGACGTTCCATCAGTGGCGTGATGCCAGACAAGTTTATGGACTCAACTTTGCCAGCAAGGAGGAGGCCACCACTTTCTCCACTGCCATGCTTTTTGCCCTCAATGTGCTTAGCTCACAAGATGCAG CAGGTCCAGCTGGTCAGCGGCAGAACGGACCAACAACGGATGACACAGAAGCACAGAGGAG GCAGATGATGGAGCAACATCAGATGCAGATTGAAAGGGAGCGACGGACATCTGGCTCTGCAG GTCCTCCCATCCCTCCTGGACATCCCTCCATGCTCTCCTCCACTCCCCCACTCCATCCACCTGCTCCTGTTCCCATGGCAggtcctccagctcctccaccTCCGCCTGGACCTCCTCCCCCAGCTGCTGCACCTCCTCCTCACCCGCCTCCTCTCCCAGCTCCATCAGGCTTGGCTGCTGCTCTGGCTGGAGCCAAACTGCGCAAAGTACAGCGG CCTGAGGAGAGCTCTGCAGGGCTGGGCGGTGCCAAGAACGATGCCAGCCGCTCCAGTGGGGgcagtggaggaggaggagagggccTCATGCAAGAAATGAATGCCCTTCTAGCACGAAG GAGGAAAGCTTCTGAAAAACCTGAAGACAGTCAAAAT GAAGAATCCAACGGATCTCCAGCCTCACGTGGCTCAG ACGCTCTGAAGAAGCCATGGGAGCGAGCTAATTCTTCAGACAAATCCTCTGCTGGATCAAG GTTGAGAGCTGTCGGCAGCACCGCTGATGGAGAATCGGGAGACTTTGACCGAATGAAACAG GAGATCTTGGAGGAAGTTGTACGTGAACTGCATAAAGTCAAAGATGAGATAATAGATG ccATTAGAAGAGAACTCACTAGGATGGGTGCTACATAG
- the evla gene encoding enah/Vasp-like a isoform X4, which yields MSEQSICQARASVMIYDDTSKKWVPIKPGQQGFSRINIYHNTANNTFRVVGVKLQDQQVVINYSIVKGLKYNQATPTFHQWRDARQVYGLNFASKEEATTFSTAMLFALNVLSSQDAGPAGQRQNGPTTDDTEAQRRQMMEQHQMQIERERRTSGSAAGPPIPPGHPSMLSSTPPLHPPAPVPMAGPPAPPPPPGPPPPAAAPPPHPPPLPAPSGLAAALAGAKLRKVQRPEESSAGLGGAKNDASRSSGGSGGGGEGLMQEMNALLARRRKASEKPEDSQNEESNGSPASRGSDALKKPWERANSSDKSSAGSRLRAVGSTADGESGDFDRMKQEILEEVVRELHKVKDEIIDAIRRELTRMGAT from the exons CGAACAGAGCATTTGCCAGGCCCGGGCTTCTGTAATGATCTACGATGACACCAGCAAGAAGTGGGTGCCCATCAAGCCAGGCCAGCAGGGCTTCAGTCGCATCAACATCTACCACAACACTGCTAACAACACTTTCCGAGTGGTCGGAGTCAAACTACAGGACCAGCAG GTTGTGATAAACTACTCTATAGTGAAGGGGCTGAAATATAACCAGGCCACTCCGACGTTCCATCAGTGGCGTGATGCCAGACAAGTTTATGGACTCAACTTTGCCAGCAAGGAGGAGGCCACCACTTTCTCCACTGCCATGCTTTTTGCCCTCAATGTGCTTAGCTCACAAGATGCAG GTCCAGCTGGTCAGCGGCAGAACGGACCAACAACGGATGACACAGAAGCACAGAGGAG GCAGATGATGGAGCAACATCAGATGCAGATTGAAAGGGAGCGACGGACATCTGGCTCTGCAG CAGGTCCTCCCATCCCTCCTGGACATCCCTCCATGCTCTCCTCCACTCCCCCACTCCATCCACCTGCTCCTGTTCCCATGGCAggtcctccagctcctccaccTCCGCCTGGACCTCCTCCCCCAGCTGCTGCACCTCCTCCTCACCCGCCTCCTCTCCCAGCTCCATCAGGCTTGGCTGCTGCTCTGGCTGGAGCCAAACTGCGCAAAGTACAGCGG CCTGAGGAGAGCTCTGCAGGGCTGGGCGGTGCCAAGAACGATGCCAGCCGCTCCAGTGGGGgcagtggaggaggaggagagggccTCATGCAAGAAATGAATGCCCTTCTAGCACGAAG GAGGAAAGCTTCTGAAAAACCTGAAGACAGTCAAAAT GAAGAATCCAACGGATCTCCAGCCTCACGTGGCTCAG ACGCTCTGAAGAAGCCATGGGAGCGAGCTAATTCTTCAGACAAATCCTCTGCTGGATCAAG GTTGAGAGCTGTCGGCAGCACCGCTGATGGAGAATCGGGAGACTTTGACCGAATGAAACAG GAGATCTTGGAGGAAGTTGTACGTGAACTGCATAAAGTCAAAGATGAGATAATAGATG ccATTAGAAGAGAACTCACTAGGATGGGTGCTACATAG
- the evla gene encoding enah/Vasp-like a isoform X6, whose protein sequence is MSEQSICQARASVMIYDDTSKKWVPIKPGQQGFSRINIYHNTANNTFRVVGVKLQDQQVVINYSIVKGLKYNQATPTFHQWRDARQVYGLNFASKEEATTFSTAMLFALNVLSSQDAGPAGQRQNGPTTDDTEAQRRQMMEQHQMQIERERRTSGSAGPPIPPGHPSMLSSTPPLHPPAPVPMAGPPAPPPPPGPPPPAAAPPPHPPPLPAPSGLAAALAGAKLRKVQRPEESSAGLGGAKNDASRSSGGSGGGGEGLMQEMNALLARRRKASEKPEDSQNEESNGSPASRGSDALKKPWERANSSDKSSAGSRLRAVGSTADGESGDFDRMKQEILEEVVRELHKVKDEIIDAIRRELTRMGAT, encoded by the exons CGAACAGAGCATTTGCCAGGCCCGGGCTTCTGTAATGATCTACGATGACACCAGCAAGAAGTGGGTGCCCATCAAGCCAGGCCAGCAGGGCTTCAGTCGCATCAACATCTACCACAACACTGCTAACAACACTTTCCGAGTGGTCGGAGTCAAACTACAGGACCAGCAG GTTGTGATAAACTACTCTATAGTGAAGGGGCTGAAATATAACCAGGCCACTCCGACGTTCCATCAGTGGCGTGATGCCAGACAAGTTTATGGACTCAACTTTGCCAGCAAGGAGGAGGCCACCACTTTCTCCACTGCCATGCTTTTTGCCCTCAATGTGCTTAGCTCACAAGATGCAG GTCCAGCTGGTCAGCGGCAGAACGGACCAACAACGGATGACACAGAAGCACAGAGGAG GCAGATGATGGAGCAACATCAGATGCAGATTGAAAGGGAGCGACGGACATCTGGCTCTGCAG GTCCTCCCATCCCTCCTGGACATCCCTCCATGCTCTCCTCCACTCCCCCACTCCATCCACCTGCTCCTGTTCCCATGGCAggtcctccagctcctccaccTCCGCCTGGACCTCCTCCCCCAGCTGCTGCACCTCCTCCTCACCCGCCTCCTCTCCCAGCTCCATCAGGCTTGGCTGCTGCTCTGGCTGGAGCCAAACTGCGCAAAGTACAGCGG CCTGAGGAGAGCTCTGCAGGGCTGGGCGGTGCCAAGAACGATGCCAGCCGCTCCAGTGGGGgcagtggaggaggaggagagggccTCATGCAAGAAATGAATGCCCTTCTAGCACGAAG GAGGAAAGCTTCTGAAAAACCTGAAGACAGTCAAAAT GAAGAATCCAACGGATCTCCAGCCTCACGTGGCTCAG ACGCTCTGAAGAAGCCATGGGAGCGAGCTAATTCTTCAGACAAATCCTCTGCTGGATCAAG GTTGAGAGCTGTCGGCAGCACCGCTGATGGAGAATCGGGAGACTTTGACCGAATGAAACAG GAGATCTTGGAGGAAGTTGTACGTGAACTGCATAAAGTCAAAGATGAGATAATAGATG ccATTAGAAGAGAACTCACTAGGATGGGTGCTACATAG
- the evla gene encoding enah/Vasp-like a isoform X1 has product MSEQSICQARASVMIYDDTSKKWVPIKPGQQGFSRINIYHNTANNTFRVVGVKLQDQQVVINYSIVKGLKYNQATPTFHQWRDARQVYGLNFASKEEATTFSTAMLFALNVLSSQDAAGPAGQRQNGPTTDDTEAQRRQMMEQHQMQIERERRTSGSAVSTLQFKVSASQSNTSPTEYRQFRAHTLPSHTRLAPSPPSSTCSSSSSQERENISHTKDSSQKKAQQFSQLSTSLASAFSPVQPGGTLPSRNVRQIPLSPPTSRQSDSKDTIWTSAYIYCPNSASPQPVIPLNQLIHHASSNQFDANSKLEQYYPFQAPFSTSATGPSPLPQYCSPDLSYPSHCKDTPLSAHSGPCVQGHAHQPQFASPFCPHPPSENMPFSCSSVSLETTPPAVSQAATAPSSKYSDHHPAGCGGCLGISAQFSYTLHTAVAQNRTDDMLCTA; this is encoded by the exons CGAACAGAGCATTTGCCAGGCCCGGGCTTCTGTAATGATCTACGATGACACCAGCAAGAAGTGGGTGCCCATCAAGCCAGGCCAGCAGGGCTTCAGTCGCATCAACATCTACCACAACACTGCTAACAACACTTTCCGAGTGGTCGGAGTCAAACTACAGGACCAGCAG GTTGTGATAAACTACTCTATAGTGAAGGGGCTGAAATATAACCAGGCCACTCCGACGTTCCATCAGTGGCGTGATGCCAGACAAGTTTATGGACTCAACTTTGCCAGCAAGGAGGAGGCCACCACTTTCTCCACTGCCATGCTTTTTGCCCTCAATGTGCTTAGCTCACAAGATGCAG CAGGTCCAGCTGGTCAGCGGCAGAACGGACCAACAACGGATGACACAGAAGCACAGAGGAG GCAGATGATGGAGCAACATCAGATGCAGATTGAAAGGGAGCGACGGACATCTGGCTCTGCAG TTTCCACCCTGCAGTTTAAAGTGTCTGCCTCTCAGTCCAACACCTCTCCAACAGAATACAGGCAGTTTCGTGCCCACACGCTCCCCTCCCACACCCGCCTCGCCCCCTCCCCACCTTCTTCCAcctgctcctcctcttcctcacaggAGCGAGAGAACATCTCTCACACAAAGGACTCATCTcagaaaaaggctcagcagttTTCACAGCTCTCCACCTCCCTGGCTTCTGCCTTCTCTCCCGTGCAGCCAGGGGGCACTCTGCCATCTCGAAATGTGCGTCagatccctctctctccccccacaaGCCGCCAGTCTGACTCCAAAGACACCATCTGGACTTCTGCTTACATCTATTGCCCAAATAGCGCTTCCCCCCAGCCAGTCATACCTCTTAACCAGCTCATACATCATGCAAGCTCCAATCAGTTTGATGCTAACAGCAAGTTAGAGCAGTACTACCCCTTCCAAGCTCCTTTCTCCACATCTGCCACTGGGCCTTCTCCTCTCCCACAATACTGTAGTCCTGATCTCTCGTACCCTTCCCACTGTAAAGACACCCCCCTTTCTGCTCACAGTGGTCCATGTGTTCAAGGTCATGCCCACCAGCCACAGTTTGCCTCCCCTTTTTGCCCTCATCCTCCCAGTGAAAACATGCCTTTCTCTTGTAGCTCAGTGTCACTCGAGACCACACCCCCTGCTGTTTCTCAGGCTGCCACAGCACCCAGCAGTAAGTACTCAGATCACCATCCAGCTGGCTGTGGAGGGTGTTTGGGGATTTCAGCACAGTTctcatacacactgcacacagcTGTTGCACAAAACAGGACTGATGATATGTTATGTACTGCTTGA
- the evla gene encoding enah/Vasp-like a isoform X3: protein MSEQSICQARASVMIYDDTSKKWVPIKPGQQGFSRINIYHNTANNTFRVVGVKLQDQQVVINYSIVKGLKYNQATPTFHQWRDARQVYGLNFASKEEATTFSTAMLFALNVLSSQDAAGPAGQRQNGPTTDDTEAQRRQMMEQHQMQIERERRTSGSAAGPPIPPGHPSMLSSTPPLHPPAPVPMAGPPAPPPPPGPPPPAAAPPPHPPPLPAPSGLAAALAGAKLRKVQRPEESSAGLGGAKNDASRSSGGSGGGGEGLMQEMNALLARRRKASEKPEDSQNEESNGSPASRGSDALKKPWERANSSDKSSAGSRLRAVGSTADGESGDFDRMKQEILEEVVRELHKVKDEIIDAIRRELTRMGAT, encoded by the exons CGAACAGAGCATTTGCCAGGCCCGGGCTTCTGTAATGATCTACGATGACACCAGCAAGAAGTGGGTGCCCATCAAGCCAGGCCAGCAGGGCTTCAGTCGCATCAACATCTACCACAACACTGCTAACAACACTTTCCGAGTGGTCGGAGTCAAACTACAGGACCAGCAG GTTGTGATAAACTACTCTATAGTGAAGGGGCTGAAATATAACCAGGCCACTCCGACGTTCCATCAGTGGCGTGATGCCAGACAAGTTTATGGACTCAACTTTGCCAGCAAGGAGGAGGCCACCACTTTCTCCACTGCCATGCTTTTTGCCCTCAATGTGCTTAGCTCACAAGATGCAG CAGGTCCAGCTGGTCAGCGGCAGAACGGACCAACAACGGATGACACAGAAGCACAGAGGAG GCAGATGATGGAGCAACATCAGATGCAGATTGAAAGGGAGCGACGGACATCTGGCTCTGCAG CAGGTCCTCCCATCCCTCCTGGACATCCCTCCATGCTCTCCTCCACTCCCCCACTCCATCCACCTGCTCCTGTTCCCATGGCAggtcctccagctcctccaccTCCGCCTGGACCTCCTCCCCCAGCTGCTGCACCTCCTCCTCACCCGCCTCCTCTCCCAGCTCCATCAGGCTTGGCTGCTGCTCTGGCTGGAGCCAAACTGCGCAAAGTACAGCGG CCTGAGGAGAGCTCTGCAGGGCTGGGCGGTGCCAAGAACGATGCCAGCCGCTCCAGTGGGGgcagtggaggaggaggagagggccTCATGCAAGAAATGAATGCCCTTCTAGCACGAAG GAGGAAAGCTTCTGAAAAACCTGAAGACAGTCAAAAT GAAGAATCCAACGGATCTCCAGCCTCACGTGGCTCAG ACGCTCTGAAGAAGCCATGGGAGCGAGCTAATTCTTCAGACAAATCCTCTGCTGGATCAAG GTTGAGAGCTGTCGGCAGCACCGCTGATGGAGAATCGGGAGACTTTGACCGAATGAAACAG GAGATCTTGGAGGAAGTTGTACGTGAACTGCATAAAGTCAAAGATGAGATAATAGATG ccATTAGAAGAGAACTCACTAGGATGGGTGCTACATAG